One part of the Bradysia coprophila strain Holo2 unplaced genomic scaffold, BU_Bcop_v1 contig_522, whole genome shotgun sequence genome encodes these proteins:
- the LOC119083005 gene encoding histone H2B-like: MPPKTSGKAAKKAGKAQKNISKGDKKKKRKRKESYAIYIYKVLKQVHPDTGISSKAMSIMNSFVNDIFERIAAEASRLAHYNKRSTITSREIQTAVRLLLPGELAKHAVSEGTKAVTKYTSSK, translated from the coding sequence ATGCCACCAAAGACAAGCGGAAAAGCTGCCAAGAAGGCCGGTAAGGCGCAAAAGAACATTTCGAAAGGcgacaagaagaagaaacgcaAGCGTAAGGAATCTTATGCCATCTACATCTACAAAGTGTTGAAGCAAGTGCATCCAGACACTGGTATTTCGAGCAAAGCCATGAGTATCATGAACAGTTTCGTTAATGATATTTTCGAACGCATTGCTGCCGAAGCATCCCGTTTGGCTCACTACAACAAACGATCGACCATCACCAGTCGGGAAATTCAAACCGCTGTTCGTCTGTTGTTGCCTGGTGAATTGGCCAAGCACGCTGTCAGTGAAGGCACAAAAGCCGTCACCAAATACACCAGCTCCaagtaa
- the LOC119082985 gene encoding histone H1-like — protein MADTAVTEAAPPATSSPAAKKSKTASAASKKPRVKPTHPPTADMVNAAIKSLKERGGSSLQAIKKYITANYKIDAEKLSPFIKKYLKSAVTGGKLIQTKGKGASGSFKLSATVAKSKSESAPKKAAAKPKKAKAATGEKKPKAKKAASPAKKKPAAKSAEKKKKAAAPAKAAKKAGSVKAPKAPKEKSTKPKAAAKKPKTPKPKKAAPAKKAAPKKAAAPKKK, from the coding sequence atGGCCGACACTGCTGTGACCGAAGCTGCTCCCCCAGCTACCTCATCTCCAGCTGCAAAGAAAAGCAAGACTGCTTCTGCTGCATCGAAGAAACCACGAGTGAAGCCAACCCATCCGCCAACAGCCGATATGGTTAATGCTGCTATCAAAAGCCTGAAAGAACGTGGTGGTTCATCGTTGCAGGCAATCAAGAAGTACATCACAGCCAATTACAAGATCGATGCCGAGAAACTATCGCCTTTCATCAAGAAATACCTGAAGAGTGCCGTTACCGGTGGCAAATTGATCCAAACCAAAGGCAAGGGTGCTTCTGGTTCATTCAAACTTTCTGCTACTGTTGCAAAATCAAAGTCCGAATCGGCACCGAAGAAAGCTGCTGCCAAGCCCAAGAAAGCTAAGGCAGCGACCGGTGAAAAGAAACCGAAAGCGAAGAAAGCTGCATCTCCAGCTAAGAAGAAGCCTGCAGCCAAAAGTgctgaaaagaagaagaaagccGCAGCACCAGCTAAAGCAGCAAAGAAGGCTGGTTCCGTGAAGGCACCAAAAGCCCCAAAGGAAAAGTCAACGAAACCGAAAGCTGCCGCTAAAAAGccaaaaacaccaaaacccaaGAAGGCAGCTCCAGCCAAGAAAGCAGCACCAAAGAAGGCAGCTGCAccaaaaaagaagtaa
- the LOC119083002 gene encoding histone H4: MTGRGKGGKGLGKGGAKRHRKVLRDNIQGITKPAIRRLARRGGVKRISGLIYEETRGVLKVFLENVIRDAVTYTEHAKRKTVTAMDVVYALKRQGRTLYGFGG; the protein is encoded by the coding sequence atgactgGACGCGGTAAAGGTGGTAAAGGTTTGGGAAAAGGAGGCGCCAAGCGTCATCGCAAAGTTTTGCGTGATAACATCCAAGGTATTACGAAGCCAGCCATTCGTCGATTGGCCCGTCGTGGTGGTGTCAAACGTATTTCCGGTTTGATCTATGAAGAAACCCGTGGTGTTCTGAAAGTTTTCTTGGAAAATGTTATCCGAGATGCAGTCACCTACACGGAACATGCTAAACGTAAGACCGTAACAGCCATGGATGTCGTTTATGCCTTGAAACGACAGGGACGTACATTGTACGGTTTCGGAGGTTAA